TTAATTACCCGGCACCGCCAAGAAGTTTTCTTGCCGATGACCGGTAATTAAATGCTCAGGAAGTTAATTAAGCTACTCTATAGACCCTCCGTTGTCGTGTTACTTTCTACATGCACAGAGCTACTGCTTGATCCACCGGAGTCATCGCTATGAACGGAAATATTCAACTGGGTATTGGTATTGTCGCTTTTAATGTTTTTGTTTAATTGTCCGTTACCGCTAACGCTATATGTTTGACCGTTCACGCTCACGGACCCGCTGGCGCCACCTTGACTGTTTGATGATGTGGAGACATCGCTTTCAATGTTGGTTGCCGGAGTCTGAGAAGTAATTTCGCTAGCTGCCATTGGCTGAATGTCGGCTGGGCTGTTAGCGTTCGAGCCGTTGGAAGTGGGCGGCGGTTCCGCTCCGCTAAAGGCATTTAACCCACCAGCGGTCAGCCCTGCCAAAACGGCAAGCAAAAACGCCGCGTAATAATACGGGCGTCTACGAGGCTTTTGGTCGTTATTGCTCAGGTTTTGATGCCGCAGGAACATACTGACGAGTTCGGGTTGATTAGAAATAGTATGCCGGCTAGTGTTCACTGATGGGCCCCCTCCTTAATGCTCGTATACTACCACCGAGCGCACGAGGATTCCGCGACCCAAATTACTATCTTCTGGTGATATATTTTACACTTAAAACACTTATGCTAAATAATTGCAATGCTCTGCGCTTGTAGCATTGGCTTAATTAAAGTTTGCAGTTGGACGGCAATTGATTCAATATCTTTAACTTGAGCTAGTTGAGTTGGGCGACCCCCCGCAAACAACAATCTTAGAACTTTAATTTGGTCGGCACCAAAACTTGAACTTCCGGCCCGGCTAGGCTGGAAACTCATAGCGTCAAAGTTAAAGTCGTACTTTTTATCTGCTTCCAGGCGATAGCCTTCGAGATCAGTTTTTAAATTCGGCGCATGGCCGGCCAATTTTAAGAGTTGCGAGCAAAACCAAACATATATGAGCGGCAAGCTGATAGTTTGATCATCAAGCGCAGCGAAAGCTTCATCTAGTAAGTGAAAATACTCGCTTTCTGGGTTGTCTTCGGTTGATTTGTTCAGCAACTTTATGAGTTCGTAGCCCGCGTTTGTTCGCTCCAAATTTTTAACAATGTTGCCATAATGTCGAACCAAGCGCGTAGAAATAATTGTGCTAGTTTCGCCGCGCCCGGGTATAAAAGTTATGTCGCTAACGCTAAAAAGTTCTATGCCGCCGGCTAGCTTACTTTTGCTTTTGCGCACGCCTTTAACTAGACCACTTATTTTACCCTGGTCCGGTGTCAGGAAAGTGATAATACGATCAGCCTCACCAAAGTTGGTACGACTTAAAATAATCGCTTGAGTGGAGCGTTGCTGCATAGTTAAACCTTGCTTTTAGCAGCTAGCCTCTCGACCTCAGCGACCAGATCACTAATTTTGGTGGTGGGTTTATGAAATACTTGCTCAATACCTAGCTGACTGATGTCGCATTCCAGAATTAAATTGGCCGGCGCAAGGTTGCTATAAACAATCACCGGCAGAGTTTGCCAATCTGGATAACTTCTTAGTTCGTACAAAAATTCAATACCCGAACGGCCTGCCAGCATTAGGTCCAGAATAATTACATCCGGAGTCTTAGCGTCGGCGGCATTGATAGCGGCTTGGGCGTCGGGCGTAAATGTAGCGCTATGTCCGCGTAGTGTAAAAGCCGCGGCAATGTTGTTGCCAAGCAGGCGGTCAGCCTCCACTATCAAAACATGGGTCATACAAACTGTAGTTGCTTAGATGTCGGCAAGGTGGTAGCTAGGCCGCCAAGACTTTTATGAGCGGCCGACCTTAGCGGCTGCCACAGATTGGCGCACAACATATCTGCAACTAAAATACCGCTGGCAGTTCCAGGCGGTACCGACGGCAAAGGTTGCCGGGCCTGTCCGACTAGCGAATGAGCAGCTCGCAATGATCTATCACTCAGACCCTGCACATCGCTAAATGCTCCGGCAGCAATCACATTATCTACTGTTCGGTGAGCGCCTAAGATGAGTCTATACTCTGCCCTTTCGGACTGAGCCGCTTGGGCCCTGATAAGACTAAAGCCCAGGGCTTGCATAGCGGCGGTAAGACTTGGCTGATGAACCAATACAGGGGTCAAGCGGCCCTGAATATCTACCTCAAGCTTGGTGGAATATTCTTGGGCAAAAGGTGTCAAGCCGTGTGCGACTTCCTCTAGAACCGCGCCTATAGATACGGGTTGAAAATCAAAACTCACTAACTGATCACTGGCCAATAACAAGCGGTAGGCTTCTATGAGTTGAAAACCAGCTTCTACGCTTAAATTCATAGCGCGAGTTTGCTGGCGAGCCAACGGCTTGGCAAAATTAGCGTCCTGCATAAGTTCTAGACCGGTTTTTATTTGAACGAGCGGCAAGGCCAAATCTTCACTTAAAGCCACCAATAGCGCATGGTGCCGCGCGAGACTGTCCGAACGACGGTGAAGCTGCCTTTTCACGTACCCTTCTCTTGTTAGAACTATACGAAAAATTATAACCCGGCGTTAAGCCATAATTAAGTCTTAGTTGTAAAACTCACCTAGGATTTTAAGCTTAAGGTTTATAGCTTAGGCTAGCCAGAATAGTGTTATTAAAGTCGCTAAGGTAGTCATTGGACTCGGTATATATTTGCAAGGTTTTGTCGCGTACTTTTAGCACCACCATAGATCCATTTTGGTTGTTGCCCTGAGAGTCTTGACTGATTGCGCCATCAAAACGCGTACCTATCTGGGTGTTGGCTACACCGTTCATCTTAGGAGGAGTATAGGCAGAAGCTCGTACTTGGCCTTGCTGGACTTTACCTTGGAAGTTGCTAATCACGCTAGAATAGTCGGTGTTAACCAACTCTACTCTAAGGGCAAAGGCCGTGCCACCATTGATGCCAGGAACTTGGTTTGGGTAAAAATAACCCTCGATCGGCTGGCCGCTGCCAGTTTCGTCTACGTAGGCACTCCAGTTCTTGGGATAATTAAAGTTAATGCTGCCGTAGGTGGCTGAGCCGGTATAGGTCTTATATGGCTGTTTGCTCTGCTGAGTAAATTGAGTTTGGAGCTGAGCGGCTTGTGACTTTTCGGCAGCAGCCACAGCATCGGCTACTTTTTTATCGGAATTATTTTTATAATCCTGGCGGCCGCTAAAAGCCCAATAGCCAAAAACTGCCGCGGCTACAAACAGCAAACCAAAAACAATCGCAAACATAAGAGGCTTTTTAGACTGCCTGGGCAGCATCGGTCCCATAGGCGCTGGCGGTTGGGCGTACGGTGTCTGCGGATTCATACCCCTTATGGTAAATGATTTATTTGCTCGAAGCAATTGGCTCGTAAGAATATAAAAAGACGGCATTCTGTTTTTTAACGGGTTCTTTGCCCGGTATTTCAAAGGTGTAGCTGGCAACTTTAATAGGTTTGTTTAGGTTTTTGACCTTTTTATCAAACTTAGTCATGTACTTATCGAGCAGAAAAATAAATATACCGTCGGCCTTAGAAATATCAGTTGACCAGTAATTGCCCCAGACCACCCTGACTTGCTTGCGATAAGGCCAGTTTATTATTTTGGCAACCGCCACTAGCACCGGGTTAAGTTCGTAGCCTACGGCGTACAGACCAGCTTGAGCGGCCGTCTTTAGCATCCGCCCGTCGCCGCAGCCTAAGTCGTACAGAGTTTGGCCAGGTTTGAGGTCGAGCAATTTAAGAGCTGTCTGGCGCTGAGACTGCAAAGTTGGTAAATACGGAGCGCCAAAAAAGACTACTATTCCAAAGCCGACCATAACAATCGTTCCAAAAACTATTAAAAGGATTGTTAGGATTAGAGCCAAAGCTATCATTCGAACTTCGTGGCGATTTTTTTGATTTTGTTTTCAGCCGTTTTTAGATAATCTTCCATGGAAGCAAGCAGCTTCATAGCCTGTTCGTATTTAGCTACCGCTTGATCCAAATCTACTTGCTCACTTTCAAACCAGGCAAGAATCTCGGCCAGCTCTTCGTTCATTTGTCGGTAAGTTTTAGTTGGTTTGTCGGCCATTATTTTTCCTTAACATTCACCTTAATTTTACCATCAGATAAACCCACTTCTAGCTCATCGCTGACTTTAAGCTGCGACTTTTTGGTGACTATCCGGCCCTGTTTGCGCACAATTGCGTAGCCGCGGCGTAAGGCAGCCTCTGGATTAAAGAGTGCGGCTAGCCGCCGGCTAGTGGTCAAACGCTCGTCCTCTATATCTAGCACATTCAGGATTTTGGCGGCTAGGACTTCCCTGTTTTGCTGCACTTTGCTGACCTGTGCGTCATACATATCTAATAGTTCGCCGTAAAGTCCGGTGCGCTTAATTCCTAGATTGGCTAGTTCGTGGCCGCGATCCGGCACTACGATTTGAGCGGCGTTACTTGGAGTGCTGGCTCGCTGGTCGGCAGCTAGCTCTGCCAAGCTTTCGTCAACCTCATGACCAATCGCCACAACTACCGGGATGCGGCTGGCCGCCACAGAGCGAACCACTCGTTCGTCGTTAAAGGCTGCCAAATCCTCGGCACTACCGCCACCGCGCGTAATCACTAAAACTTCCGGCGGTTTAGCCCGCTGATTCATGTGCTCGATAGCTTTTACTATCTGCAACGGCGCTTGGTCGCCCTGAACGTAAACATCAGCAAACAAAATTTCTACCCCTCCCCAGCGCTCACCCATAATTTTTATAAAATCGGCATAAGCCGCTGAGTTTCCTGCCGTTATAAGACCAATAGTTTCGGGAGCTCTGAGCAAAGGGCGTTTGCGCTCTAGCGCAAACAAGCCTTCGGCGGCAAGTTTGGCCGCCAGCAGATCAGCCGTTTTTTTAATAGAGCCCTCGCCAACGGGCGCCATACTGATGACATTAACACTGAAGCCGAACTTGGCGTGCAAGCGCGGACTACCCAGCACTCTTATTGACAGGCCATCTTCTAGTGGTCCAGGCAGCTGATACACCGTGCCAAAAAACTGCACCACGCTTACGTCGTCCTTGAGTGCGAAATAAACCCACCGGTTTTTTGCCACTCTAAAATTACAAAGCTCACCCTCGATCGCCACCGCGGGATAGGCAAACTCCAAGGTTTGATTAACCAGCGCCACAAAATCAGTGGGCGTTAAAATAACACCTTGCATTATTCAACCTTACTTAAGCCGTGGTTCACCGACCGCTGGTAAAGTATGTAGCCTGGCGTTAGCTGAATTATCATATTCAAGACCCGATACATGATGGTTACTGGAATCGATACGTCCGCCGGAATGCCGGTAGCAGCCAAAACAGCCGTCATTAAACCTTCGTAAATTCCTATGCCCGCCGGCAAAACGCTAATCAACCCAGCAAAGTTAGCCACAGCATAAGCCAGTATTACTGCGCCCACGTTGACCAACTGGCCAAAAGCTATATAAACGCTGTAGATCGCCGCAACTTCGGTAACGTTGGCAATCAACATGAATAAAAATGGTTTTTTAAGATCGCGCCACTGGCTCTTTAAAAGTTGGTAGTTTTCATGCAGTTCAATAAATGTTTCTTGAGCTCTGTCGATTTTAATAGTCTCGGGATGCTTGCGCCTAACAAGATTTATAATCCTATTTAGTAAACGCGTTATAAATGTTAACGATGAGTTAATGCGCGAGCGGTCTTCGATAATATAAACGACAATCAAACTGCCAATTACCAGCAAGGTAATTAGTGCGGTAGCTACCATGATCACCAGATTGCTAGCGTGCCCACGAGCCGCCAAAAGTATAATGCCAAGGATCAATAGTGGTTGAAAACTCGAATAAAGCAAGAATAGCTTCATGACTTGACTCAAGCTGGCTTTGGCGCCGCTGACCTGGAACGATCGCATCCGCACGTTAAAGTAGCTAATGCCGCTCACTCCGCCGCTGGGCAAAATATGATTAATAAAATTAAGTTCGAGGTTCAACCGGTACATCGGCCAGTAACGAACCTTCTCGCCTAGAGTCCTGAATATATTCTGGTAAAAACGAGCGTAGGCATCGTAATTCCAGGCCTCGAACGGGAGTATAAGCAAAAGCGCCAAAGTATTAACTTTGCCTAAGTTTTTAATAACGGCGCCAATATCTTTGCGTAAGCCATATATAAGAACAGCCAAAGCCAAGAAGGTTGCAACAGTTAGAATTGTTCGCCAGTTAACACGACCGGCCTGATTTTTCTGGTTCATCTTATGGGGCTAATTATCTCATTATTGGACGATCTGGGCAAAAACAGCCCGCTTACCGTTCTTCTTAAGCCATCTTTTGACATACAATAATAATGATGAAAGATTTTGAAGCTAAAAGTTTGTGTGTTTTGGGGCGCCAACCCAAACTTGGTGCGGCCGAACTGGAAAGTTTATTTGGAGCCGATCACGTTAAATATGCTGGCAAGTTCGCCTTGCTAGATTTGCCGGGCGAAGAGATTAATTTTAAGCGCCTGGGTGGCACTGTTAAGACGGCTCGCATTTTAGCGACTCTTCCCTATACCAATTGGCCCAAGGTCGCCGCCTATTTGCGCGATAGCGTGCCAGAACATTTAAAATCTGCCGAACCTGGCAAATTCACGCTCGGCATCAGCGTTTACGGGCTTAGCGCTAAACCAAACGACATCAACAAGCTTAACCTGGGACTTAAAAAGCAAATCAGGGCCAGCGGCCGGCCAGTGCGTGTAGTGCCAAACAAAACATTGGATTTAAACAGCGCTCAGGTATTGCACAACGGCTTAACTCGACGCGGCGCCTGGGAACTTTTGCTCGTGCGCCACGGCGAGCAGACCTTAATCGCCCAAACTTTGTTTATTCAAGATATTGAGACCTACGCCGCCCGCGACCAAAACCGACCTAAGCGAGACGCCCGAGTCGGCATGCTGCCGCCCAAATTAGCCCAAATTATTGTTAATTTAGCCACCGGACAAATCGAGCAAAGACTAAATTCCACCGAAGACCGTCCAAAAGTAAGAATTCTTGACCCATTCTGCGGTACTGGCGTGATCTTGCAAGAAGCCATGCTGATGGGTTACAGCGTGATGGGCACCGATCTAGAGCCAAGAATGGTTGATTTCACCAAACAAAATTTGGCTTGGCTGGTTGAGCGCGAGCCTAAAATTGAAACCCAGGCCACGGTAGAAGTTGGCGACGCCACCAACTATTCCTGGCCCGGATTTTCGGTTGTGGCTAGCGAGATTTTCTTGGGGCGGCCACTAGCCAAGCTGCCATCACAAACAGACTTAAAGCAAATAATTTCCGACACCAATACTATAACCAAAAAATTTCTAGCTAATATTGCCGGTCAGTTGAAAAGCGGCCAGCGAATGTGTCTGGCCGTGCCAGCTTGGCGCATAGACAACGATATTCTGCAAAAGTTGCGCTTGAGTGAAGCGCAAGGCAGCGGCGAGCAGCGGGCTGAGACGTATACAA
This window of the Candidatus Saccharimonadales bacterium genome carries:
- the recO gene encoding DNA repair protein RecO, producing MQQRSTQAIILSRTNFGEADRIITFLTPDQGKISGLVKGVRKSKSKLAGGIELFSVSDITFIPGRGETSTIISTRLVRHYGNIVKNLERTNAGYELIKLLNKSTEDNPESEYFHLLDEAFAALDDQTISLPLIYVWFCSQLLKLAGHAPNLKTDLEGYRLEADKKYDFNFDAMSFQPSRAGSSSFGADQIKVLRLLFAGGRPTQLAQVKDIESIAVQLQTLIKPMLQAQSIAII
- a CDS encoding response regulator, which produces MTHVLIVEADRLLGNNIAAAFTLRGHSATFTPDAQAAINAADAKTPDVIILDLMLAGRSGIEFLYELRSYPDWQTLPVIVYSNLAPANLILECDISQLGIEQVFHKPTTKISDLVAEVERLAAKSKV
- the xseB gene encoding exodeoxyribonuclease VII small subunit, which produces MADKPTKTYRQMNEELAEILAWFESEQVDLDQAVAKYEQAMKLLASMEDYLKTAENKIKKIATKFE
- the xseA gene encoding exodeoxyribonuclease VII large subunit, which codes for MQGVILTPTDFVALVNQTLEFAYPAVAIEGELCNFRVAKNRWVYFALKDDVSVVQFFGTVYQLPGPLEDGLSIRVLGSPRLHAKFGFSVNVISMAPVGEGSIKKTADLLAAKLAAEGLFALERKRPLLRAPETIGLITAGNSAAYADFIKIMGERWGGVEILFADVYVQGDQAPLQIVKAIEHMNQRAKPPEVLVITRGGGSAEDLAAFNDERVVRSVAASRIPVVVAIGHEVDESLAELAADQRASTPSNAAQIVVPDRGHELANLGIKRTGLYGELLDMYDAQVSKVQQNREVLAAKILNVLDIEDERLTTSRRLAALFNPEAALRRGYAIVRKQGRIVTKKSQLKVSDELEVGLSDGKIKVNVKEK
- a CDS encoding lysylphosphatidylglycerol synthase transmembrane domain-containing protein, giving the protein MNQKNQAGRVNWRTILTVATFLALAVLIYGLRKDIGAVIKNLGKVNTLALLLILPFEAWNYDAYARFYQNIFRTLGEKVRYWPMYRLNLELNFINHILPSGGVSGISYFNVRMRSFQVSGAKASLSQVMKLFLLYSSFQPLLILGIILLAARGHASNLVIMVATALITLLVIGSLIVVYIIEDRSRINSSLTFITRLLNRIINLVRRKHPETIKIDRAQETFIELHENYQLLKSQWRDLKKPFLFMLIANVTEVAAIYSVYIAFGQLVNVGAVILAYAVANFAGLISVLPAGIGIYEGLMTAVLAATGIPADVSIPVTIMYRVLNMIIQLTPGYILYQRSVNHGLSKVE